In a genomic window of Caloenas nicobarica isolate bCalNic1 chromosome 1, bCalNic1.hap1, whole genome shotgun sequence:
- the CRY1 gene encoding cryptochrome-1 isoform X1 has translation MGVNAVHWFRKGLRLHDNPALRECIQGADTVRCVYILDPWFAGSSNVGINRWRFLLQCLEDLDANLRKLNSRLFVIRGQPADVFPRLFKEWNITKLSIEYDSEPFGKERDAAIKKLASEAGVEVIVRISHTLYDLDKIIELNGGQPPLTYKRYQTLISRMEPLEMPVETITPEVMEKCTTPVSDDHDEKYGVPSLEELGFDTDGLPSAVWPGGETEALTRLERHLERKAWVANFERPRMNANSLLASPTGLSPYLRFGCLSCRLFYFKLTDLYKKVKKNSAPPLSLYGQLLWREFFYTEATNNPRFDKMEGNPICVQIPWDKNPEALAKWAEGRTGFPWIDAIMTQLRQEGWIHHLARHAVACFLTRGDLWISWEEGVKVFEELLLDADWSVNAGSWMWLSCSSFFQQFFHCYCPVGFGRRTDPNGDYIRRYLPVLRGFPAKYIYDPWNAPESVQKAAKCIIGVNYPKPMVNHAEASRLNIERMKQIYQQLSRYRGLGLLATVPSNPNGNGNGGLMGYSPGESISGCGSTGGAQLGTGDGHTVVQPCALGDSHTGASGIQQQGYCQASSILHYAHGDNQQLHLLQAAGRTALGTGISAGKRPNPEEETQSVGPKVQRQSTN, from the exons ATTCCTGCTTCAATGTCTTGAGGATCTTGATGCCAATCTACGGAAACTGAATTCACGTTTGTTTGTTATTCGTGGACAGCCAGCAGATGTTTTCCCCAGACTTTTTAAG GAATGGAATATTACAAAGCTTTCTATTGAATATGATTCTGAACCATTCGGGAAGGAAAGAGATGCAGCGATTAAGAAGTTGGCTAGTGAAGCTGGAGTGGAGGTCATTGTTCGAATTTCCCATACATTATATGACCTAGACAA aatAATAGAATTAAATGGAGGACAGCCTCCTCTTACTTATAAGCGATACCAGACCCTAATTAGTAGAATGGAACCACTGGAGATGCCAGTGGAGACTATAACCCCAGAAGTAATGGAAAAATGTACTACTCCAGTTTCTGATGACCATGATGAGAAATACGGTGTCCCATCACTTGAAGAGTTAG gttttgacaCAGATGGCTTGCCTTCTGCAGTATGGCCAGGGGGAGAAACAGAAGCTCTCACACGATTGGAAAGACATTTAGAACGAAAG gcttgGGTAGCAAACTTTGAAAGACCACGAATGAATGCGAATTCCCTTCTGGCAAGTCCTACAGGGCTTAGTCCCTACCTCCGCTTTGGCTGTTTGTCCTGTCGTCTCTTTTATTTCAAGTTAACGGATCTGTACAAAAAG GTAAAAAAGAACAGCgcccctcccctctccctctaTGGCCAGCTGTTATGGCGTGAATTTTTCTACACAGAGGCAACTAACAATCCACGGTTTGATAAAATGGAGGGGAATCCTATCTGTGTTCAAATTCCCTGGGATAAGAATCCTGAGGCTTTGGCCAAGTGGGCAGAAGGCAGGACAGGTTTTCCTTGGATTGATGCAATTATGACACAGCTTCGTCAGGAAGGTTGGATTCACCATTTAGCCCGGCATGCTGTAGCATGCTTTTTGACTCGAGGTGACCTCTGGATTAGCTGGGAAGAAGGAGTGAAG GTCTTTGAAGAGCTCTTACTTGATGCAGATTGGAGTGTGAATGCTGGAAGCTGGATGTGGCTGTCCTGTAGTTCCTTCTTTCAGCAGTTTTTTCACTGCTACTGTCCAGTGGGTTTTGGCAGAAGAACTGACCCAAATGGGGATTATATCAG acGTTATTTGCCAGTACTTAGAGGCTTCCCTGCAAAATACATCTATGATCCTTGGAATGCCCCAGAGAGCGTCCAGAAGGCTGCAAAATGTATTATAGGAGTTAATTATCCCAAACCAATGGTAAATCATGCAGAGGCAAGCCGTCTGAATATTGAGAGGATGAAACAAATCTACCAGCAGCTTTCACGATACAGAGGACTGG GTCTTCTTGCAACAGTGCCTTCTAATccaaatggaaatggaaatggtGGCCTAATGGGCTATTCACCAGGTGAAAGCATTTCTGGTTGTGGTAGTACAGGAG GAGCTCAGCTGGGAACTGGTGATGGTCATACAGTTGTTCAGCCGTGTGCCCTGGGAGACTCACATACAGGAGCAAGTGGAATTCAGCAGCAAG GTTACTGTCAAGCAAGTAGTATCTTACACTATGCTCATGGAGACAATCAGCAATTGCACTTATTGCAAGCAG CAGGACGAACAGCCCTTGGTACTGGCATTAGTGCAGGGAAACGCCCAAATCCAGAAGAAGAAACTCAGAGTGTTGGACCAAAAGTCCAGCGACAGAGCACAAATTAA
- the CRY1 gene encoding cryptochrome-1 isoform X3, giving the protein MGVNAVHWFRKGLRLHDNPALRECIQGADTVRCVYILDPWFAGSSNVGINRWRFLLQCLEDLDANLRKLNSRLFVIRGQPADVFPRLFKEWNITKLSIEYDSEPFGKERDAAIKKLASEAGVEVIVRISHTLYDLDKIIELNGGQPPLTYKRYQTLISRMEPLEMPVETITPEVMEKCTTPVSDDHDEKYGVPSLEELGFDTDGLPSAVWPGGETEALTRLERHLERKAWVANFERPRMNANSLLASPTGLSPYLRFGCLSCRLFYFKLTDLYKKVKKNSAPPLSLYGQLLWREFFYTEATNNPRFDKMEGNPICVQIPWDKNPEALAKWAEGRTGFPWIDAIMTQLRQEGWIHHLARHAVACFLTRGDLWISWEEGVKVFEELLLDADWSVNAGSWMWLSCSSFFQQFFHCYCPVGFGRRTDPNGDYIRRYLPVLRGFPAKYIYDPWNAPESVQKAAKCIIGVNYPKPMVNHAEASRLNIERMKQIYQQLSRYRGLGLLATVPSNPNGNGNGGLMGYSPGAQLGTGDGHTVVQPCALGDSHTGASGIQQQGYCQASSILHYAHGDNQQLHLLQAAGRTALGTGISAGKRPNPEEETQSVGPKVQRQSTN; this is encoded by the exons ATTCCTGCTTCAATGTCTTGAGGATCTTGATGCCAATCTACGGAAACTGAATTCACGTTTGTTTGTTATTCGTGGACAGCCAGCAGATGTTTTCCCCAGACTTTTTAAG GAATGGAATATTACAAAGCTTTCTATTGAATATGATTCTGAACCATTCGGGAAGGAAAGAGATGCAGCGATTAAGAAGTTGGCTAGTGAAGCTGGAGTGGAGGTCATTGTTCGAATTTCCCATACATTATATGACCTAGACAA aatAATAGAATTAAATGGAGGACAGCCTCCTCTTACTTATAAGCGATACCAGACCCTAATTAGTAGAATGGAACCACTGGAGATGCCAGTGGAGACTATAACCCCAGAAGTAATGGAAAAATGTACTACTCCAGTTTCTGATGACCATGATGAGAAATACGGTGTCCCATCACTTGAAGAGTTAG gttttgacaCAGATGGCTTGCCTTCTGCAGTATGGCCAGGGGGAGAAACAGAAGCTCTCACACGATTGGAAAGACATTTAGAACGAAAG gcttgGGTAGCAAACTTTGAAAGACCACGAATGAATGCGAATTCCCTTCTGGCAAGTCCTACAGGGCTTAGTCCCTACCTCCGCTTTGGCTGTTTGTCCTGTCGTCTCTTTTATTTCAAGTTAACGGATCTGTACAAAAAG GTAAAAAAGAACAGCgcccctcccctctccctctaTGGCCAGCTGTTATGGCGTGAATTTTTCTACACAGAGGCAACTAACAATCCACGGTTTGATAAAATGGAGGGGAATCCTATCTGTGTTCAAATTCCCTGGGATAAGAATCCTGAGGCTTTGGCCAAGTGGGCAGAAGGCAGGACAGGTTTTCCTTGGATTGATGCAATTATGACACAGCTTCGTCAGGAAGGTTGGATTCACCATTTAGCCCGGCATGCTGTAGCATGCTTTTTGACTCGAGGTGACCTCTGGATTAGCTGGGAAGAAGGAGTGAAG GTCTTTGAAGAGCTCTTACTTGATGCAGATTGGAGTGTGAATGCTGGAAGCTGGATGTGGCTGTCCTGTAGTTCCTTCTTTCAGCAGTTTTTTCACTGCTACTGTCCAGTGGGTTTTGGCAGAAGAACTGACCCAAATGGGGATTATATCAG acGTTATTTGCCAGTACTTAGAGGCTTCCCTGCAAAATACATCTATGATCCTTGGAATGCCCCAGAGAGCGTCCAGAAGGCTGCAAAATGTATTATAGGAGTTAATTATCCCAAACCAATGGTAAATCATGCAGAGGCAAGCCGTCTGAATATTGAGAGGATGAAACAAATCTACCAGCAGCTTTCACGATACAGAGGACTGG GTCTTCTTGCAACAGTGCCTTCTAATccaaatggaaatggaaatggtGGCCTAATGGGCTATTCACCAG GAGCTCAGCTGGGAACTGGTGATGGTCATACAGTTGTTCAGCCGTGTGCCCTGGGAGACTCACATACAGGAGCAAGTGGAATTCAGCAGCAAG GTTACTGTCAAGCAAGTAGTATCTTACACTATGCTCATGGAGACAATCAGCAATTGCACTTATTGCAAGCAG CAGGACGAACAGCCCTTGGTACTGGCATTAGTGCAGGGAAACGCCCAAATCCAGAAGAAGAAACTCAGAGTGTTGGACCAAAAGTCCAGCGACAGAGCACAAATTAA
- the CRY1 gene encoding cryptochrome-1 isoform X2, with protein sequence MGVNAVHWFRKGLRLHDNPALRECIQGADTVRCVYILDPWFAGSSNVGINRWRFLLQCLEDLDANLRKLNSRLFVIRGQPADVFPRLFKEWNITKLSIEYDSEPFGKERDAAIKKLASEAGVEVIVRISHTLYDLDKIIELNGGQPPLTYKRYQTLISRMEPLEMPVETITPEVMEKCTTPVSDDHDEKYGVPSLEELGFDTDGLPSAVWPGGETEALTRLERHLERKAWVANFERPRMNANSLLASPTGLSPYLRFGCLSCRLFYFKLTDLYKKVKKNSAPPLSLYGQLLWREFFYTEATNNPRFDKMEGNPICVQIPWDKNPEALAKWAEGRTGFPWIDAIMTQLRQEGWIHHLARHAVACFLTRGDLWISWEEGVKVFEELLLDADWSVNAGSWMWLSCSSFFQQFFHCYCPVGFGRRTDPNGDYIRRYLPVLRGFPAKYIYDPWNAPESVQKAAKCIIGVNYPKPMVNHAEASRLNIERMKQIYQQLSRYRGLGLLATVPSNPNGNGNGGLMGYSPGESISGCGSTGGAQLGTGDGHTVVQPCALGDSHTGASGIQQQGYCQASSILHYAHGDNQQLHLLQAGRTALGTGISAGKRPNPEEETQSVGPKVQRQSTN encoded by the exons ATTCCTGCTTCAATGTCTTGAGGATCTTGATGCCAATCTACGGAAACTGAATTCACGTTTGTTTGTTATTCGTGGACAGCCAGCAGATGTTTTCCCCAGACTTTTTAAG GAATGGAATATTACAAAGCTTTCTATTGAATATGATTCTGAACCATTCGGGAAGGAAAGAGATGCAGCGATTAAGAAGTTGGCTAGTGAAGCTGGAGTGGAGGTCATTGTTCGAATTTCCCATACATTATATGACCTAGACAA aatAATAGAATTAAATGGAGGACAGCCTCCTCTTACTTATAAGCGATACCAGACCCTAATTAGTAGAATGGAACCACTGGAGATGCCAGTGGAGACTATAACCCCAGAAGTAATGGAAAAATGTACTACTCCAGTTTCTGATGACCATGATGAGAAATACGGTGTCCCATCACTTGAAGAGTTAG gttttgacaCAGATGGCTTGCCTTCTGCAGTATGGCCAGGGGGAGAAACAGAAGCTCTCACACGATTGGAAAGACATTTAGAACGAAAG gcttgGGTAGCAAACTTTGAAAGACCACGAATGAATGCGAATTCCCTTCTGGCAAGTCCTACAGGGCTTAGTCCCTACCTCCGCTTTGGCTGTTTGTCCTGTCGTCTCTTTTATTTCAAGTTAACGGATCTGTACAAAAAG GTAAAAAAGAACAGCgcccctcccctctccctctaTGGCCAGCTGTTATGGCGTGAATTTTTCTACACAGAGGCAACTAACAATCCACGGTTTGATAAAATGGAGGGGAATCCTATCTGTGTTCAAATTCCCTGGGATAAGAATCCTGAGGCTTTGGCCAAGTGGGCAGAAGGCAGGACAGGTTTTCCTTGGATTGATGCAATTATGACACAGCTTCGTCAGGAAGGTTGGATTCACCATTTAGCCCGGCATGCTGTAGCATGCTTTTTGACTCGAGGTGACCTCTGGATTAGCTGGGAAGAAGGAGTGAAG GTCTTTGAAGAGCTCTTACTTGATGCAGATTGGAGTGTGAATGCTGGAAGCTGGATGTGGCTGTCCTGTAGTTCCTTCTTTCAGCAGTTTTTTCACTGCTACTGTCCAGTGGGTTTTGGCAGAAGAACTGACCCAAATGGGGATTATATCAG acGTTATTTGCCAGTACTTAGAGGCTTCCCTGCAAAATACATCTATGATCCTTGGAATGCCCCAGAGAGCGTCCAGAAGGCTGCAAAATGTATTATAGGAGTTAATTATCCCAAACCAATGGTAAATCATGCAGAGGCAAGCCGTCTGAATATTGAGAGGATGAAACAAATCTACCAGCAGCTTTCACGATACAGAGGACTGG GTCTTCTTGCAACAGTGCCTTCTAATccaaatggaaatggaaatggtGGCCTAATGGGCTATTCACCAGGTGAAAGCATTTCTGGTTGTGGTAGTACAGGAG GAGCTCAGCTGGGAACTGGTGATGGTCATACAGTTGTTCAGCCGTGTGCCCTGGGAGACTCACATACAGGAGCAAGTGGAATTCAGCAGCAAG GTTACTGTCAAGCAAGTAGTATCTTACACTATGCTCATGGAGACAATCAGCAATTGCACTTATTGCAAGCAG GACGAACAGCCCTTGGTACTGGCATTAGTGCAGGGAAACGCCCAAATCCAGAAGAAGAAACTCAGAGTGTTGGACCAAAAGTCCAGCGACAGAGCACAAATTAA